In Borrelia parkeri, one DNA window encodes the following:
- a CDS encoding BTA121 domain-containing protein surface lipoprotein, protein MIRIKCLSSLLVLIIILSLLVVSCRNFSFQKRGGTNDEALTQLGINRRFVLDAEFNKLLDKLQLLDGEKQIIAYIRSIVTDPKIGNEFLRTYTNLEFSNLLNALGSDKVKEIIKNHLKDCKKRPPIISKIQALIDSFNRNDEVKRVFQSELNYKSDYALHLKELFNRDNPNYVYNEIMKDDCIDDLLEEIEDAQYILNYETLYAKLSIDDKKHLDFIRNVLINPPMGIVLDPKKPFKIYNIHEFELLLGRMGVARSEEIVRIHKNVLKEEENTRRSLITAMEGQMKQSLFRRFNKHQDGYRIHLMYLFFPYAGSENNVYDAFKNSNYADEYIAIRNEALSIRVNKIR, encoded by the coding sequence ATGATAAGGATAAAATGTCTCAGTTCATTATTAGTATTAATAATAATATTATCATTGCTAGTGGTGAGTTGTCGTAATTTTTCATTTCAAAAAAGAGGTGGAACAAACGATGAGGCTTTAACACAATTAGGAATAAATCGTAGATTTGTTTTAGATGCTGAGTTCAATAAATTGCTAGACAAATTGCAGCTATTGGATGGAGAGAAACAAATAATTGCATATATAAGAAGTATAGTAACTGATCCTAAGATTGGTAACGAATTTTTAAGGACTTACACTAATCTTGAATTTAGTAATTTATTAAATGCATTAGGTTCTGATAAGGTTAAGGAAATTATAAAAAATCATTTAAAAGATTGTAAAAAAAGGCCCCCAATTATATCAAAAATCCAAGCACTAATTGATAGTTTTAATAGAAATGATGAAGTAAAGAGAGTTTTTCAATCGGAATTAAATTATAAAAGTGATTATGCATTGCATTTAAAAGAGTTATTTAATCGTGATAATCCTAATTATGTTTATAATGAAATTATGAAAGATGATTGTATTGATGATCTTCTTGAGGAAATAGAGGATGCTCAATACATTTTAAATTATGAGACTTTATATGCAAAGTTATCTATTGATGATAAGAAACACCTTGATTTTATACGAAATGTACTAATTAATCCTCCTATGGGCATTGTGCTTGATCCTAAGAAGCCTTTTAAGATTTATAATATTCATGAATTTGAGCTCTTGTTGGGTAGGATGGGTGTTGCTAGGTCTGAGGAAATTGTAAGGATACATAAAAATGTTTTGAAAGAAGAAGAAAATACTCGAAGGTCTCTAATTACTGCTATGGAAGGTCAGATGAAACAAAGCTTATTTAGACGTTTTAACAAGCACCAGGATGGTTATAGAATTCATTTAATGTATTTATTTTTCCCTTATGCAGGATCTGAGAATAATGTGTATGATGCCTTTAAAAATAGTAATTATGCTGATGAGTATATTGCTATTCGAAACGAAGCTCTAAGCATTAGAGTAAATAAGATAAGATAA
- a CDS encoding BTA121 domain-containing protein surface lipoprotein translates to MIKLNYFSLFLVLIFLLLLVISCDSGSKAGAGLGAGTNTRTVVNPGGVVKPGRAVNPGGAGTNTRTVVNPGGVVNPGGAVNPGGVVKPGGAGLGAGGSGGAEEAGLGAGGSGGAGEAGLGAGGAGLGAEEAGLGAGGAGLGAGGSGGAGGAGGSGGAEEAGLGAGGAGGAGGAGGSGGAGGAGGEDYGIKAPRLKAMLDDLNGSIEGKKAIGYIRKILIDKSDNIEDKLYNRLNKLKADVMIEKIINPTVSLLSARDEALKVKEDPTNESIKSRLQDVCDRYDALVKRAFKHYFVDNIGLIDRVVDTVTSCASKFSKFKEMIKNPRVMDVYAWLDADERAIIDEIEQIVIGGGTYDKARFNNMLNSIGDFDIFNIILACKKVSIEQKAADEAIKGVSDDAKKQRLRGEFNEFEVRYYSHIRYAFALPLNELYYAINHYYNGYYADFYGIRLETEDSF, encoded by the coding sequence GTGATTAAGTTAAACTATTTCAGTTTGTTTTTAGTATTAATATTTTTATTATTGCTAGTTATAAGTTGTGATTCAGGAAGCAAGGCAGGAGCAGGCCTAGGAGCAGGAACAAATACAAGAACAGTAGTAAATCCAGGAGGAGTAGTAAAGCCAGGAAGAGCAGTAAATCCAGGAGGAGCAGGAACAAATACAAGAACAGTAGTAAATCCAGGAGGAGTAGTAAATCCAGGAGGAGCAGTAAATCCAGGAGGAGTAGTAAAGCCAGGAGGTGCAGGACTAGGTGCAGGAGGATCAGGAGGTGCAGAAGAAGCAGGACTAGGTGCAGGAGGATCAGGAGGTGCAGGAGAAGCAGGATTAGGTGCAGGAGGCGCAGGATTAGGTGCAGAAGAAGCAGGACTAGGTGCAGGAGGTGCAGGACTAGGTGCAGGAGGATCAGGAGGTGCAGGAGGTGCAGGAGGATCAGGAGGTGCAGAAGAAGCAGGATTAGGTGCAGGAGGAGCAGGAGGAGCAGGAGGTGCAGGAGGATCAGGAGGTGCAGGAGGCGCAGGAGGAGAGGATTATGGCATTAAAGCTCCAAGGCTTAAAGCAATGTTAGATGATCTTAATGGATCTATAGAAGGAAAGAAGGCAATTGGTTATATACGAAAAATACTCATTGATAAGTCTGATAATATTGAGGATAAGTTGTATAATCGCTTAAATAAATTAAAAGCTGATGTTATGATTGAAAAAATAATAAATCCTACTGTGAGCCTTTTGAGTGCTAGAGATGAAGCTTTAAAAGTTAAGGAAGATCCAACAAATGAAAGCATAAAATCCAGATTGCAAGATGTGTGTGATAGGTATGATGCTTTAGTTAAAAGAGCATTTAAGCATTACTTTGTTGATAATATCGGTTTAATAGATCGTGTGGTAGATACTGTTACTAGTTGTGCTTCTAAGTTTAGCAAGTTTAAAGAGATGATTAAAAATCCACGTGTGATGGATGTATATGCCTGGCTTGATGCTGATGAGCGTGCCATAATTGATGAGATAGAGCAGATAGTAATTGGTGGTGGTACTTATGACAAAGCTAGGTTTAATAATATGTTAAATAGTATAGGTGATTTTGATATTTTTAACATTATACTGGCTTGTAAAAAGGTTTCAATTGAGCAGAAAGCAGCTGATGAAGCTATAAAAGGTGTTTCTGATGATGCAAAGAAGCAAAGATTGAGGGGTGAGTTTAATGAATTCGAAGTAAGATATTATTCTCATATAAGATATGCTTTTGCTCTACCTCTTAATGAATTGTATTATGCTATTAATCATTATTATAATGGCTATTATGCTGACTTTTATGGTATTAGATTAGAGACCGAAGATAGTTTCTAG
- a CDS encoding BTA121 domain-containing protein surface lipoprotein translates to MLKIKCFSLLLILILLLLLFISCDLGIKARTNTGAEVITETVGDEEELAYLDDIIDPKLKALLDKFGVSRSGRKAVIYIRGGLIGDIVYDRLNKLEADVVIEKIINPTVSLLKARGEALRVIQDPTNEGVKGRLQDVFNRYDNLVDIRGKFIYVVGSEDSFANAVTRYASKFRKFKEMVKSPRVMDVYAWLDDADRITIDEIEKVVISDTYDKDKFNNVLNSLDDYRIVRIIEIYRGIKIKQEEALKAIDAVSDIAVSQDLQARFDRLKGEYNSHIRDAFNKSSGELSFQLTNDSNKYRRGFDVIKSNAEAAKAHGAAGGGS, encoded by the coding sequence ATGTTAAAGATAAAATGTTTCAGTTTATTACTAATATTAATCTTGCTATTATTGCTATTTATAAGTTGTGATTTAGGAATCAAAGCGAGAACAAATACAGGAGCAGAGGTAATAACAGAGACAGTAGGAGATGAAGAGGAACTAGCATATTTGGATGATATTATTGATCCAAAGCTTAAAGCATTGTTAGATAAGTTTGGGGTATCTAGATCAGGAAGGAAGGCAGTTATTTACATACGAGGAGGCCTCATTGGTGATATTGTTTATGATCGTTTAAATAAATTAGAAGCTGATGTTGTGATTGAAAAGATAATAAATCCTACTGTGAGCCTTTTGAAGGCTAGAGGTGAGGCTTTGAGAGTTATTCAAGATCCAACAAATGAAGGCGTAAAAGGCAGATTGCAAGATGTGTTTAATAGGTATGATAATTTAGTTGATATAAGAGGAAAATTTATTTACGTCGTTGGTTCAGAAGATAGTTTTGCAAATGCTGTTACTCGTTATGCTTCTAAATTTAGAAAGTTTAAAGAGATGGTTAAAAGTCCACGTGTGATGGATGTATATGCCTGGCTTGATGATGCTGATCGTATTACAATTGATGAGATTGAGAAGGTAGTAATTAGTGATACTTATGACAAGGATAAGTTTAATAATGTTTTAAATAGTTTAGATGATTATCGTATTGTTAGAATTATAGAGATTTATCGAGGTATTAAAATTAAGCAGGAGGAAGCTTTGAAAGCTATAGATGCGGTTTCTGATATTGCAGTAAGTCAAGACTTGCAAGCTAGATTTGATAGGCTTAAAGGTGAGTATAATTCTCATATAAGAGATGCTTTTAATAAATCTTCAGGTGAATTGTCTTTTCAGCTTACAAATGATAGTAATAAATATCGTAGGGGCTTTGATGTTATTAAAAGCAACGCTGAAGCTGCCAAAGCACATGGTGCGGCAGGTGGTGGTAGTTAA
- a CDS encoding BTA121 domain-containing protein surface lipoprotein, whose translation MVDIKCFSLLLVLIFLLLLVISCGSEIKTGEGTNTGAGTEEGTGPEEEVGDEDELAYLDDEFIDPSFIALLDKFGVSGEGRKAIGYILGKVDNIEKINNDDVYDRLNELGADITIKNIINPTVSLLKARGAALKGIEDPTNESIKSRLQDMFEKCDRLSALYLWEFFGRLIEENDFLEFITRCIFRFRKLKEMVNNPRVMDVYEWFDADDRATIDELGNMVISGTYYRSIFNKVLNNSGDYLVIKIVVAYQSIQKRQEEALKAIAIVRNEAVRQVLQNRFDKLKGDYDFHIRKSFNQGRYGLYLQIMTDGKKYREAFNAIQKAAQVARSDKARGATGSGS comes from the coding sequence ATGGTAGATATAAAGTGTTTCAGTTTATTACTAGTATTAATATTTTTGTTATTGCTAGTTATAAGTTGTGGTTCAGAAATCAAAACAGGAGAAGGAACAAATACAGGGGCAGGCACAGAAGAAGGAACAGGACCAGAAGAAGAAGTAGGAGATGAAGATGAGCTAGCATATTTAGATGATGAGTTTATTGATCCAAGTTTTATAGCATTATTAGATAAGTTTGGGGTATCTGGAGAAGGAAGGAAGGCAATTGGTTATATACTAGGAAAAGTCGATAATATAGAAAAAATCAATAATGATGATGTTTATGATCGTTTAAATGAATTAGGAGCTGATATTACGATTAAAAATATAATAAATCCTACTGTGAGTCTTTTGAAGGCTAGAGGTGCAGCTTTAAAAGGTATTGAAGATCCAACAAATGAAAGCATAAAATCCAGATTGCAAGATATGTTTGAAAAGTGTGATCGTTTATCTGCACTTTACTTGTGGGAGTTTTTTGGTAGACTAATCGAAGAAAATGATTTTTTAGAGTTTATTACTCGTTGTATTTTTAGGTTTAGAAAGTTGAAAGAGATGGTTAACAATCCACGTGTGATGGATGTATATGAATGGTTTGATGCTGATGATCGTGCTACAATTGATGAGCTAGGGAATATGGTAATTAGTGGTACTTATTACAGATCTATATTTAATAAGGTGTTAAATAATTCAGGCGATTATCTTGTTATTAAAATTGTAGTGGCTTATCAATCTATTCAAAAAAGGCAGGAGGAAGCTTTGAAAGCTATAGCTATTGTTCGTAATGAAGCAGTAAGGCAAGTATTGCAGAATCGTTTTGATAAACTCAAAGGTGATTATGATTTTCATATAAGAAAATCTTTTAATCAAGGTCGATATGGCTTGTATTTGCAAATTATGACTGATGGTAAGAAATATCGTGAAGCCTTTAATGCTATTCAAAAAGCCGCTCAAGTTGCCAGATCTGACAAAGCACGTGGTGCGACAGGTAGTGGTAGTTAA
- a CDS encoding BTA121 domain-containing protein surface lipoprotein — protein MVKIKCFGLLLVLILLLLLVISCDSGNRAGAGLGAGGGTELKDENEDEDEDELAYLEEEVTDPRLLALLDNFGVSKAGKKAIGYIRGRFSASDDVYDRLNALGADVTIEKIINPTVSLLKARGEALRVMKGTTNESIKSRLQDMLNRYDTLVESVWYNFFYNKLIGEDVFVEFVTRYVPKFSKFKEIVTNPSVMDVYAWLDADEQATVNEIENIVISGTYDKDRFNNMLNSLGDVKIIEIIKAYRGIKIKQGEVQNSINTVPDDAEKQGLQVRFNTLQGEYDSHIRDAFNKASGELYSQIIDGNNRYHDDFIGIQNNLRAAAAAKAAKEAAIAAEAARAAIAAEEAAITAAAAADAAEKAAAAKAAKAAKEVASAAADFLMAIGTAKYVTMPAVVAKKAKAVEEAEAAKKAAKAAEAARVAAAAEVVRAAAAARAAKAAEEAARAAIAAAEARAARSDKARGAAGSGS, from the coding sequence ATGGTAAAAATAAAGTGTTTCGGTTTATTACTAGTATTAATATTGTTATTATTGCTAGTTATAAGTTGTGATTCAGGAAACAGAGCAGGAGCAGGTCTTGGTGCAGGAGGAGGGACAGAATTAAAAGATGAAAATGAAGATGAAGATGAAGATGAGCTAGCATATTTGGAGGAGGAGGTTACTGATCCAAGACTTTTGGCATTGTTAGATAATTTTGGAGTATCTAAAGCAGGAAAGAAGGCAATTGGTTATATACGAGGAAGATTCAGTGCTAGTGATGATGTTTATGATCGTTTAAATGCATTAGGAGCTGATGTTACGATTGAAAAGATAATAAATCCTACTGTAAGCCTTTTGAAAGCTAGAGGTGAAGCTTTAAGAGTTATGAAAGGTACAACAAATGAAAGCATAAAATCCAGGTTGCAAGATATGTTGAATAGGTATGATACTTTAGTTGAAAGTGTATGGTATAACTTTTTTTATAATAAATTGATTGGAGAAGATGTTTTTGTAGAATTTGTTACTCGTTATGTACCTAAATTTAGTAAATTTAAAGAGATAGTTACAAATCCAAGTGTGATGGATGTATATGCCTGGCTTGATGCTGATGAGCAAGCTACAGTTAATGAGATAGAGAATATAGTAATTAGTGGTACTTATGACAAAGATAGGTTTAATAATATGTTAAATAGCTTAGGTGATGTTAAGATTATTGAAATTATAAAGGCTTATCGAGGTATTAAAATTAAGCAAGGAGAAGTTCAGAATTCTATAAATACTGTTCCTGATGATGCAGAAAAGCAAGGGTTGCAAGTTAGATTTAATACGCTTCAAGGTGAGTATGATTCTCATATAAGAGATGCTTTTAATAAAGCTTCAGGTGAATTGTATTCTCAGATTATAGATGGTAATAATAGATATCATGATGACTTTATTGGTATTCAAAACAATTTGAGAGCTGCCGCAGCTGCCAAAGCTGCCAAAGAAGCTGCCATAGCTGCCGAAGCTGCCAGAGCTGCCATAGCTGCCGAAGAAGCTGCCATAACTGCCGCAGCTGCCGCAGATGCTGCCGAAAAAGCCGCAGCTGCCAAAGCTGCCAAAGCTGCCAAAGAAGTTGCCAGCGCTGCCGCAGATTTTCTCATGGCTATCGGAACTGCCAAATATGTTACCATGCCTGCCGTAGTTGCCAAAAAAGCCAAAGCTGTCGAAGAAGCCGAAGCTGCCAAAAAAGCTGCCAAAGCTGCCGAAGCTGCCAGAGTTGCCGCAGCTGCCGAAGTTGTCAGAGCTGCCGCAGCTGCCAGAGCTGCCAAAGCTGCCGAAGAAGCTGCCAGAGCTGCCATAGCTGCCGCAGAAGCCAGAGCTGCCAGATCTGACAAAGCACGTGGTGCGGCAGGTAGTGGTAGTTAA